Below is a genomic region from Phlebotomus papatasi isolate M1 unplaced genomic scaffold, Ppap_2.1 HiC_scaffold_228, whole genome shotgun sequence.
AAGGGAAGTTTTCTTGAGCAAATGCGATGCGATCTATAAGAGACTCACGCAGATGCTCACCCATGTTCCATCGAATTCCAGAGGATCTCCAAGACCCAATCAGGATGAATTCCTTTCATTCATGAAGGAATTCATGACACGAAGCCAGCAGACATTGGAGCAGAGTCAACAGCAAGTGAATCAGCTCATCACTACACTCACAACTCACGCAAGTACCCTCAATAATAGTAACAATATGAGTAGAAATGGAGATGTAGTTTTGCATGACTCTGCCCAACCCACAAAACTCCCCCAAATTGCAATGCCCACCTTCAGTGGAAAGTATAGTGAGTGGATTCCCTTTAAGGAGAGGTTCCAATCCAGCGTCATGAAACACCCTCACCTGTCAAAAGTCCAACAACTTGACTACCTCAAATCTGCCTTATCTGGTGAGGCACTGTCCGTCATAAAAAACCTTCCCATTACTAATGCAAACCTGGACGTGGCATGGGAACTGTTGATAGAACAGTTCGAGTTAAAGCATGAAATTGTCGCTGATCATATTAGGACTTTCTATAATATGCCAAGTATCACCTCCAATGACCCACAATCCATCCGTCGTATATCCAGTATTTTATCTGAATCCATATCAGCCCTAGATGCCATTGAGGTCACAAATCGCGATCCGTGGCTAATTCAGTATACATTAGACAGATTGGATTCAGAATCTAGAGTCTTATGGGGTAGGGAGTGCGGTAAGGAGGCGCCTACATtagaaaaattccgaaaattcctTAATCAGCGATGTATTGATGCCACAAATGCCTCCAATCCTTTTGACGAATCCACCGCTAATACCTCCCGTTCACAGCCTACCAAATCAAGGAAGCAGGTATCAGCCTTTCATGTCTCCACAGCAACATCAAATTGCCGATGTTGCAATGAATCTCCGCATCCACTGTACAAATGTGCACAGTTTATCTCTAAAACACCTGATGAGAGATTCGAAGTAGTAAAGGAGCTGAATTTGTGTCGTAATTGCCTGTCCCCACATCCTACAAACACTTGCTCTTTTTATAAGTGCAAGAAGTGCCAGGGCCGACACAACATTCTACTTCATGATAAATTTGTGGGCCAGCCCCCTCCAGCCGATTCGCCGGCATCCGGAAAACCCCCCACAAATCCTATTATTGACATTACATCCAAGCTCCACTCTGAGTCGCCCAAATCCTTAGAATCAAATTCTGTCGTCACTCTTCCGGTATTTACGGCTCCTTCAAAATGCACCTCAACAACTCCAAAAGTGCTTCTCGCTACCGCTACAGTTGACATTCTTACGTCGGATCACCGAAGAATCCCATGTCGATTGATGTTGGATGGTGGCGCACAAGCGTGCATTATGACGACAGATTTGTGTGAAAGACTCGGACTTCCGAAAACCCCGTCGGACTCTACAATCTTGGGTGTAGGCAGTCAAGTGAATCCAGTGAACTACCGAGTCACTACCACCATTTTCTCTAAAAGGAATAATCAATCCTACACATTCTTGTGTTATATTCTCCCAAAGATCTCAGACAACATTCCTGATTGGTCAGTTGATGAACGTGTTATTCAAATTCCCTCAGATGTTCCATTGGCTGACCCGTTATGGAATGTTCAATGTCCTGTGGATCTCTTAGTTTGTGGGGACGCATATTGGAACAGTTTTCTGACTGACAAAATCAGTCTCGGAATTGGCTTACCACATCTCCGGGAAACTACGTTCGGATATGTAGTTGTGGGTCAGTTCAATCCGCTTCATTCGGCACGCGATGTTTCCCACCACGAAACTAGACCCATGAATCCTGCTGTGGACAAAGTTTCACGTAATTTTGGAGAATTTGAAGATCGTCATGAAAAATCTTCCGCCGTAGATCTTCAATCAGGATCCGAGACCCGCTTTGCAAAAACCCACAAACGAAAACCTAATGGTAGATTTGTTGTGAGCCTACCAGGGAGAGAAGGTCTCGAATTATTAAGAGATTCTCAACCAAAACCAATCACACAGTCCTTGGCGATTGAAAAACAATTGTACCGGAAACCTCGATTTAAAGTGATCTGCGGCGATGTCGTGAGGGACTATAGGAATCGAGAACAGTTGGCACTGGTGTCCCCTCTGGATATTGTAGCATTTTCATTCTTTTTACAACACAACGAGGTTATGACGGAGTCAAGACTGATTACAAAGAATGGATTAAATAGAGTGGATGGAAGATTGAAAAATGCAAGTGAGACGTTTGCGATCCGGCATCCAGTCCTACTTCCAAAATCCAAAGTTACCCTCATAATAGCACGCATTGAATACATTAAACAGATGCATGCAGCCCCTACCCTACTACTTGCCTCCCTGCGACAAACATTCTGGCCAGTGGCAGGACGAAATTTAGTGAGAAAAATAGTGCATGAGTGCTTCAAATGTTGCCGCATGAAACCTAAACCGCTAGATCAGTTGATGGGAGATTTACCGGAATATAGGGTTAATCTTTTTCGACCATTTCAGGCCACCGGTGTTGATTACGCGGGGCCACTTCAAATGCTTTCGTCTGCAACCCGGGGAGCTCACTCACGAAAGACGGGCATTCAGAAGGTTTATATAGCAGTTTTTGTCTGTATGGCGACCAAGGCTGCTCCCAACAGTTTATGTCAAATTGAGGCAATCCTCACTAGTCGCCCTCTATGCATGATGTCTCCTGATCCCAACGAAGAGAGTTTTCTGACACCCGGACGTTTTTTAGTTGGTGTCCCTGGGAATGCATCCCCCAATCCAGATCTGTCAAAGATTCCTGAAAACCGCCAAACTTACTGGCAACTATGTCAGCTGCGGGCTCAGGAATTTGGAAGAAGGTGGCGTCTTCAATACCTCAACACACTGCAGCAGAGACTTCGCTGGAAAATCACCAGAGAACACCTCAAAGCTGGAGAACTGGTCTTCCTACTAGATGAATCTAGCAAGGAAGGATCCAAGTGGGTGTTGGGGAAAGTGGAGTCCCTGAACTCTGGGACTGATGGATTAGTTCGGGTAGCCCGTATTAAAACCAATCGGGGCATATACAAACGCCCTATC
It encodes:
- the LOC129808948 gene encoding uncharacterized protein LOC129808948; this translates as MAKQVREGVVQALIRVESFLKGISEADLQYMQRSVIEAQMEQVATLRTRYVAAQGQIIEEERDLEQRDLEETAREVFLSKCDAIYKRLTQMLTHVPSNSRGSPRPNQDEFLSFMKEFMTRSQQTLEQSQQQVNQLITTLTTHASTLNNSNNMSRNGDVVLHDSAQPTKLPQIAMPTFSGKYSEWIPFKERFQSSVMKHPHLSKVQQLDYLKSALSGEALSVIKNLPITNANLDVAWELLIEQFELKHEIVADHIRTFYNMPSITSNDPQSIRRISSILSESISALDAIEVTNRDPWLIQYTLDRLDSESRVLWGRECGKEAPTLEKFRKFLNQRCIDATNASNPFDESTANTSRSQPTKSRKQVSAFHVSTATSNCRCCNESPHPLYKCAQFISKTPDERFEVVKELNLCRNCLSPHPTNTCSFYKCKKCQGRHNILLHDKFVGQPPPADSPASGKPPTNPIIDITSKLHSESPKSLESNSVVTLPVFTAPSKCTSTTPKVLLATATVDILTSDHRRIPCRLMLDGGAQACIMTTDLCERLGLPKTPSDSTILGVGSQVNPVNYRVTTTIFSKRNNQSYTFLCYILPKISDNIPDWSVDERVIQIPSDVPLADPLWNVQCPVDLLVCGDAYWNSFLTDKISLGIGLPHLRETTFGYVVVGQFNPLHSARDVSHHETRPMNPAVDKVSRNFGEFEDRHEKSSAVDLQSGSETRFAKTHKRKPNGRFVVSLPGREGLELLRDSQPKPITQSLAIEKQLYRKPRFKVICGDVVRDYRNREQLALVSPLDIVAFSFFLQHNEVMTESRLITKNGLNRVDGRLKNASETFAIRHPVLLPKSKVTLIIARIEYIKQMHAAPTLLLASLRQTFWPVAGRNLVRKIVHECFKCCRMKPKPLDQLMGDLPEYRVNLFRPFQATGVDYAGPLQMLSSATRGAHSRKTGIQKVYIAVFVCMATKAAPNSLCQIEAILTSRPLCMMSPDPNEESFLTPGRFLVGVPGNASPNPDLSKIPENRQTYWQLCQLRAQEFGRRWRLQYLNTLQQRLRWKITREHLKAGELVFLLDESSKEGSKWVLGKVESLNSGTDGLVRVARIKTNRGIYKRPIAKIA